The stretch of DNA AAATTTGCCCTTAAAAGGCAAATCGCAGGCTTATGAAAAGCTTTGACAAGGAGGAATTGTTAAATTGGCCATTATCATTGATGAAAATACGAATGTACTAGTCATGGGAATGACCGGCAGGCAAGGTACCTTTCACACCAAGCAAATGCTTGACTATGGCACCAAAATTGTAGCCGGCACCAGCCCTGGGAAAGGCGGAGCTATTGTTGAAGGGATACCGGCATACAACAGCGTCCGTGAAGCCTGTGCAAACCACAAAATTGACGCTTCAGTGATATTTGTTCCCGCTGCTGGAACAAAAGACGCCGCTCTTGAATCCATTGAGGCCGGCATTGGCGTAGTTGTGGTTGTCACCGAAGGAGTTCCGGTACATGATGAGATTGAGATGGTTGCCTATGCCAAGCGCAGAGGGACCATCGTTCTAGGCCCGAATACTTTCGGGATCGTGTCTTCCGGCAAATGTAAAATGGGTATTCCCCCCAACAAATACTTTGTGGAAGGTCCTGTCGGCGTAGTAGCCCGCTCCGGGACCTTGACCTATGAGATCGTAGGCAACCTTACCGCTAACGGGCTTGGCCAGACCACCGTTGTAGGCATGGGCGGTGACCGTGTGGTAGGAACAACCTTCATCGATGTTTTGAAAATGTTTGAAAAAGACCCGCTCACCAAAGCAGTCGTACTGATTGGTGAAATCGGCGGCAACGCGGAGGAAACAGCTGCTGAATATATCAAAACGATGACCAAACCGGTGGTTGGCTACATCGCAGGCAAGAGCGCACCTCCCGGCAAACGGATGGGACATGCCGGCGCCATTATTGAGCGGGGCAAAGGAACGTACCAGGGCAAGATAGAGGCTCTTACAGCTGCCGGAGCCAAAGTGGCAACCCTTCCTTTTGAAGTGCCTGGATTAATCAAAGAGTCTCTTGGAATAAAATAGCTGATTAAATGTCGGTAGATAGTTCAGGCTTGTCAATATCTCTAAAACTTTTAGTTGATAGTTGTCTTTTTTAATGTTATAAATTAGAGATTGGTTATTTTCATTATGAGAAAGTTTTCGCACCTGCGAATTTTTTGCAGGTGTTTTTCTTATATAGATAAACGGAAAGAGTGCGTAATATTGTCCTTTGGCAACCATCAATTAGGTATACTACAAAAAAATCCAGCTTAAAGCTGGATTTTTCATTAGTGGTACGGTCTTTGCAAATAAGCATAATTAGATTAATAATCCAGGAGGGATCACAACTATTATGAAGCCGGATTTAAGTGTGGAAGTGTGTGGTGTAAAGTTCAAGAACCCTATTGTAGTTGCGTCTGCCACCCCGTCGAAAGACGCAGCTTACATGAAAAAATGCGCTGATGCGGGGGCTGGCGGGATCATAGCCAAAACCGTTACCTATGAACCAAAGTTGCATAAGTATGTTTCCCCCAGGTTTACAGTGCTCCAAAAACGCGGGTGGCCGCACTCATTCTCAAATTATTCATGTGAATTTTTAGCTAACTATACCCCGGAGGAATGGTATGAAGAAATGAAAGCAGCAGCCAAATACTGCCACGAACACAACGTTGTCCTGGTAGGCAGTATTTCGGGGGGGTCGTTGGAAGAATGGGCAAAGCTTGCTGCTGATATGGAAAGCACAGGGGTTGATATGCTTGAACTCAATTTTGGGTGCCCTCACCCGCGGGATCTGGGCTACAAGAGCGGTCAGGAACTGGGAAGCGATCCGGAAGCAGCAGCTGAAGTAGTTGAAACAGTCGTCAATGCAGTTAAGATACCCGTTTTTGTAAAATTGACAGCTGAGGCAGTTGACCCCTTAATAGTTGCAAGAAAAGTTCAAGCGAAAGGCGCCAGCGGTCTCACAGTAATCAACCGTTTCCCGGCCTTGGAAATCGATATGGAAACTGGGCGACCAATCCTGCACTCGACTTTTGCCGGGGTCAACGGGCCATGGATGCGCCCGATAATGCTCAAGTGGGTAGCCAAAATAGCCCGTGAAATTGATATTCCTATTTCAGCAACGAATGGTATCTGGGAGTGGCAGGATGTGGTCAAGTCGATCATGGTTGGCGCCAGCACCGTTCAGACCTGCACGGCTCTCATGTATAGTCCCAGAGGTTATAAAAAGATAGGCGATTTTGTACAGGGACTGGAAAAATTCATGGATGCCAAAGGTTACCGTACGATTGCAGAAATGAGGGGCATCACTCTGGGCAAGATTCTCACCTGGGATAAGGTGGACAGGGAAACCAAAGCTGTTTCCATAGTTGATAAAGAGCGCTGCACTGGTTGTAAAATGTGCCAAAATTGGTGTTTTTACGGGGCAATTTCCTACGAGGGAGAAAACGGCAAGGTAAAAGCTAATATCAGTGATCGCTGTGACGGCTGTGGTCTGTGTGCATCGCTGTGCCCCAGGGATGCCATACACATGGAAGGACCGGTACCGGTATTTTTAGGGGATTTCAGCTAATCAAGGAAAATATTATGGCCTATATGGCTAAGGCTGATTATGGAGGGAAGCTTTATGGCTCAAATTAAGGTAGACCTGAAGCGCTGTAAGAGTTGTGGTATATGTATCGCCTTTTGCCCAAAAAATGTTTATGCCGTAAACAAAGAGGGTGGCCCTGTCATTGCGCAGCCGGAACTTTGTTCCAAGTGTAATTTATGTGTGATGAGATGCCCTGATTTCGCCCTCGAATTGGAGGTGTAGCAAAAAATGAATGGACAAGAAAGTTCAAAAGTATTTATGCAGGGAAACGCAGCCATCGCTGAAGGGGCTGTGGCAGCAGGTGCACGTTTTTATGCGGGTTATCCGATTACTCCATCCTCTGAAGTAGCTGAATTGGCATCTCAAAAAATGCTGGAAACCGGTGGGGTATATGTCCAAATGGAAGACGAACTGGGCAGTATAGCTGCAGTTATTGGCGCGGCTCTTACCGGTAAAAAAGCTTTTACTGCTACAAGCGGACCGGGCTTCTCATTAATGCAGGAAAACCTCGGGGTGGCTATACTGGGTGAGGTACCATGCGTTGTTGTCAATGTTCAGCGGTCCGGTCCCAGCACCGGGCTTGCTACCAAACCTGCGCAAGCTGATGTAATGCAGGCATGTTGGGGCCGTCATGGTGACCAGTTAGTCATCGTTTTGACACCTGCTTCAGTCCAGGAGTGCTTCGATCTGACGGTTACCGCATTTAACCTGTCGGAGCAATTTAGGGTGCCGGTTATCCTGCTGGCAGATGAAATAGTGGGTCACATGCGGGAAGCGATAACGTTGCCCAGACCGGAAGAGCTTAAAGTGGTTAATCGCAAAAAACCGGACTGTGCAGCGGAGAAATACCTGCCGTTTTCTCCGAGCAGTGACGGCGTCCCGCCGTTGGCCAGTTTCGGCAGTGACTATATTTTTCACATAACCAGTTCTATGCACGGGGAAAGTGGCTACAGCCAAAATGATCCTGCAAACGCAGGTGAAAAGATTAAACGTCTTTTTTCAAAAATTGAAGACCGTTTGGATGAGTTTGTTCTTTACAAACATTATTATGACCTGCAGGAAGACCTGGACCTTTTGATTATCACCTTCGGCTGTACCACCAGACCGGCTCGTGCGGCAGCTATGCGAGTTGGCGACAAAAAAATTGGGGTGCTGCAGCTTATTACCATGTGGCCTTTCCCCGATAAAATTGTTGCTCAAGCCGCTGCAAAGACACGTGCAATCCTGGTTCCGGAATTAAATCTTGGGCAGGTAATACGGGAGGTCGAGCGTGTGGCAGGTAAACAAACACCTGTCTACGGCCTTCATAAATCAAACGGGGAGGGCTTTAAACCCTCAGAAATTATCGCCCGTATTGAGGAGGTAACAAAATAGTGTCCGAGCAGAATGCTAGCTGGAAGGAATACATCAAAGAGAGTATGCTGCCACAAATGTGGTGTTCGGGTTGTGGCAATGGAATCGTTTTGGGGGCTTTAGCCCGGGCTATGGCTAAATTAAATTTAGAAAAAAACAAAGTTGTAGTGGTTACCGGTATCGGGTGCTGGGGAAAAGCTGATGATTATTTCACCTGCAGTGCCCTGCATGGAACCCATGGTAGGGCTCTGGCCTTTGCAACAGGTGTCAAAGCGGCTAACCCGGAGCTTGATGTTATTGTCCTCATGGGTGATGGTGATGGTGTGACTATTGGTGGCAACCACCTGATCCATGCTGCCCGGCGCAATATAGATCTGACCGTAGTGCTCTTGAATAACAATAATTACGGGATGACCGGAGGACAAGCTT from Pelotomaculum schinkii encodes:
- a CDS encoding 4Fe-4S dicluster domain-containing protein; this encodes MAQIKVDLKRCKSCGICIAFCPKNVYAVNKEGGPVIAQPELCSKCNLCVMRCPDFALELEV
- the sucD gene encoding succinate--CoA ligase subunit alpha, whose protein sequence is MAIIIDENTNVLVMGMTGRQGTFHTKQMLDYGTKIVAGTSPGKGGAIVEGIPAYNSVREACANHKIDASVIFVPAAGTKDAALESIEAGIGVVVVVTEGVPVHDEIEMVAYAKRRGTIVLGPNTFGIVSSGKCKMGIPPNKYFVEGPVGVVARSGTLTYEIVGNLTANGLGQTTVVGMGGDRVVGTTFIDVLKMFEKDPLTKAVVLIGEIGGNAEETAAEYIKTMTKPVVGYIAGKSAPPGKRMGHAGAIIERGKGTYQGKIEALTAAGAKVATLPFEVPGLIKESLGIK
- a CDS encoding 2-oxoacid:acceptor oxidoreductase subunit alpha produces the protein MNGQESSKVFMQGNAAIAEGAVAAGARFYAGYPITPSSEVAELASQKMLETGGVYVQMEDELGSIAAVIGAALTGKKAFTATSGPGFSLMQENLGVAILGEVPCVVVNVQRSGPSTGLATKPAQADVMQACWGRHGDQLVIVLTPASVQECFDLTVTAFNLSEQFRVPVILLADEIVGHMREAITLPRPEELKVVNRKKPDCAAEKYLPFSPSSDGVPPLASFGSDYIFHITSSMHGESGYSQNDPANAGEKIKRLFSKIEDRLDEFVLYKHYYDLQEDLDLLIITFGCTTRPARAAAMRVGDKKIGVLQLITMWPFPDKIVAQAAAKTRAILVPELNLGQVIREVERVAGKQTPVYGLHKSNGEGFKPSEIIARIEEVTK
- a CDS encoding dihydroorotate dehydrogenase, with the protein product MKPDLSVEVCGVKFKNPIVVASATPSKDAAYMKKCADAGAGGIIAKTVTYEPKLHKYVSPRFTVLQKRGWPHSFSNYSCEFLANYTPEEWYEEMKAAAKYCHEHNVVLVGSISGGSLEEWAKLAADMESTGVDMLELNFGCPHPRDLGYKSGQELGSDPEAAAEVVETVVNAVKIPVFVKLTAEAVDPLIVARKVQAKGASGLTVINRFPALEIDMETGRPILHSTFAGVNGPWMRPIMLKWVAKIAREIDIPISATNGIWEWQDVVKSIMVGASTVQTCTALMYSPRGYKKIGDFVQGLEKFMDAKGYRTIAEMRGITLGKILTWDKVDRETKAVSIVDKERCTGCKMCQNWCFYGAISYEGENGKVKANISDRCDGCGLCASLCPRDAIHMEGPVPVFLGDFS